One segment of Patulibacter sp. SYSU D01012 DNA contains the following:
- a CDS encoding A24 family peptidase, with translation MSSPPPVLRSLLVGLAAGAVLAVLAPSAALALGAVLVGAVVPATVVDLRERRIPNAVTLPAAVAALVAGLALDGDGTPARVAWAAAAAGFLLVPALARPDGMGLGDVKLAGVLGLCLGPAVAVAVLAALVAATAWGAGLALRRGVGAARRTTLPFGPYLAAGGLVALAAGGPLVDAYVGAL, from the coding sequence GTGTCGTCCCCGCCGCCCGTCCTCCGCTCGCTCCTCGTCGGCCTGGCGGCCGGGGCCGTCCTGGCCGTCCTGGCGCCGTCCGCGGCCCTCGCCCTCGGGGCGGTCCTCGTGGGCGCGGTCGTCCCCGCGACGGTCGTCGACCTGCGGGAGCGCCGGATCCCCAACGCCGTGACGCTGCCCGCGGCGGTGGCGGCGCTCGTCGCCGGCCTGGCCCTGGACGGCGACGGCACGCCGGCGCGCGTGGCGTGGGCGGCCGCGGCGGCCGGGTTCCTGCTCGTGCCGGCGCTCGCCCGCCCCGACGGGATGGGTCTCGGCGACGTGAAGCTCGCGGGCGTGCTGGGGCTGTGCCTGGGTCCGGCCGTCGCGGTCGCGGTGCTCGCGGCCCTCGTGGCCGCCACCGCGTGGGGCGCCGGCCTGGCGCTCCGGCGGGGCGTCGGGGCGGCGCGGCGGACGACCCTGCCGTTCGGGCCGTACCTGGCCGCCGGGGGTCTGGTGGCGCTCGCGGCGGGCGGGCCGCTCGTCGACGCGTACGTGGGCGCGCTGTGA
- a CDS encoding DUF2945 domain-containing protein — protein sequence MPAKHRKGSTVHWTWGRSTAEGRVAETFERRVQRTIKGTKVVKNGSEDNPAYLVEQEDGGKALKLHSELD from the coding sequence ATGCCGGCCAAGCACCGCAAGGGGTCCACGGTCCACTGGACGTGGGGGCGCTCGACCGCCGAGGGGAGGGTCGCCGAGACGTTCGAGCGGCGCGTGCAGCGCACGATCAAGGGCACGAAGGTCGTGAAGAACGGGTCGGAGGACAACCCGGCGTACCTCGTGGAGCAGGAGGACGGCGGCAAGGCCCTCAAGCTCCACTCCGAGCTGGACTGA
- the gluQRS gene encoding tRNA glutamyl-Q(34) synthetase GluQRS, with translation MASSDGRFAPSPSGPLHLGNLRTALVAWLRARSQGARFLVRIEDLDRGRSRPEHEAAQLRELAVLGLDWDAPPVRQSARDALYAAAVARLAARDLVYPCWCTRAEIREAAGAPHGDLPEGAYPGTCAGLSAAERAERERTGRPAALRVRAGAARATAHDLVRGEIVATVDDFVVRRGDGTYAYNLAVVVDDGDQGVGEVVRGDDLASSAPRQAWLAGVLGVPVPTYLHVPLVLGPDGRRLAKRDGAVTLEDREALGEDAAAVRARLAASLGLCSPDERPTAQELVARFDVALLRGAGPLRWDPVAGPLPAAAG, from the coding sequence ATGGCCTCGTCGGACGGGCGCTTCGCCCCCAGCCCCAGCGGCCCGCTGCACCTGGGGAACCTGCGGACGGCGCTCGTCGCCTGGCTGCGGGCCCGATCGCAGGGCGCGCGGTTCCTCGTCCGGATCGAGGACCTGGACCGCGGCCGCAGCCGCCCCGAGCACGAGGCCGCGCAGCTGCGGGAGCTCGCCGTCCTCGGCCTGGACTGGGACGCGCCGCCCGTCCGCCAGTCCGCCCGCGACGCGCTCTACGCCGCGGCCGTCGCCCGGCTGGCCGCCCGCGACCTCGTCTACCCCTGCTGGTGCACCCGCGCCGAGATCCGCGAGGCCGCCGGCGCCCCGCACGGCGACCTGCCCGAGGGCGCCTACCCCGGCACCTGCGCGGGCCTGAGCGCCGCCGAGCGCGCCGAGCGGGAGCGCACGGGCCGGCCCGCCGCGCTGCGCGTCCGCGCCGGCGCCGCCCGCGCGACGGCCCACGACCTGGTCCGCGGCGAGATCGTCGCCACGGTGGACGACTTCGTCGTGCGCCGCGGCGACGGCACCTACGCCTACAACCTGGCCGTCGTGGTCGACGACGGCGACCAGGGCGTCGGCGAGGTCGTCCGCGGCGACGACCTGGCGTCGAGCGCCCCGCGGCAGGCGTGGCTGGCCGGCGTGCTGGGCGTGCCGGTCCCGACGTACCTGCACGTGCCGCTCGTCCTCGGCCCGGACGGTCGTCGTCTGGCCAAGCGCGACGGCGCCGTGACGCTCGAGGACCGCGAGGCGCTCGGGGAGGACGCCGCCGCCGTGCGGGCCCGCCTGGCGGCGAGCCTGGGCCTGTGCTCCCCCGACGAGCGGCCCACGGCGCAGGAGCTGGTCGCCCGCTTCGACGTGGCGCTGCTGCGGGGCGCGGGGCCGCTGCGGTGGGATCCGGTCGCCGGCCCGCTGCCGGCGGCCGCCGGCTAG
- a CDS encoding HtaA domain-containing protein: protein MPARSPRRRALRRTAVLVPVATLALAAPAGASSWSSPVPVPDGAVGAPATSALRAGATAVQAADGTTWVAWTQSVGASADTVRVARRTPDGAWSAAETVATRPRADGETGTRLRGPAIDLTPGGAPVVLWSQATDTGDEFGVRAARRGGDGAWSTPAELGPESFGSGAFDSSLAVHHVADGRTVAAWRAGTTVRAAVLGPDGTWSATATLGDDLQGTEVDVASDAEGRITVIWAGADGAVARTRSESGSWGAAQAVGPDAASTPRVAADAQGDLVAVWASADDDTGDGEVQVARRGASDAAWTVEPLAAAGAPSRVAPDVALDRHGDATVVWSTTVADGEGAEAGAVVRSRVRRPDGSWDAPQDVYASPATEGPAAPRIVSGHAGTATVVWTDARFGSPRFARLSAATRAGLGADWSGATPLSDAANGFTSVPDNVTADALGNVALALTPLMSAVVANATPPVLRELDAAPTVGTDWSARWLPGSMNLRTFVNYLYGFDGGVATSDGATRPEPLDRFGYRLTVADAWRDVDTGETVVEHRGTVRMTSPPHFIDIRILDPTVRIAADGRSGRIVASGQGSGPMNPGATEPSLEPFTDATLVDLDLTAGAVRTGDGGRVRTYVGVPGRIAGGDAERYLAYPSGTAYGTFTVTIPAAVPDRDPTPDGGGAGGGAGGGTGGGTPVAPGPGTPPGPPITAAPPKTPGGAAAKRVTARVVGPRGARRTVTLTTATRIGASGSRSYRVRLVRRGRTVATGTLKGRRLRVVVRSTGRTKGGRARYPRLTGAYVLRAQGGAAKHRIPATTLRVR from the coding sequence GTGCCCGCCCGATCACCCCGCCGCCGCGCCCTGCGGCGCACCGCCGTCCTCGTCCCCGTCGCCACCCTCGCGCTCGCCGCCCCGGCGGGCGCGTCGTCGTGGTCCTCCCCCGTCCCCGTGCCCGACGGCGCCGTCGGCGCCCCGGCCACGTCCGCGCTGCGGGCGGGCGCCACCGCCGTCCAGGCCGCCGACGGCACCACCTGGGTCGCCTGGACCCAGAGCGTCGGCGCGAGCGCCGACACGGTGCGCGTCGCCCGCCGCACCCCCGACGGCGCGTGGAGCGCCGCCGAGACCGTCGCCACCCGACCACGCGCCGACGGCGAGACGGGCACGCGGCTGCGCGGCCCCGCGATCGACCTGACCCCCGGCGGCGCGCCCGTGGTCCTGTGGTCCCAGGCCACGGACACCGGCGACGAGTTCGGGGTGCGCGCCGCCCGCCGGGGCGGCGACGGCGCGTGGAGCACCCCGGCCGAGCTGGGCCCCGAGAGCTTCGGCTCGGGCGCCTTCGACAGCTCGCTCGCCGTCCACCACGTCGCCGACGGCCGCACCGTCGCGGCCTGGCGCGCCGGGACGACCGTGCGCGCCGCCGTCCTCGGCCCGGACGGGACGTGGTCGGCGACCGCGACGCTCGGCGACGACCTGCAGGGGACCGAGGTCGACGTCGCCTCGGACGCCGAGGGACGCATCACCGTGATCTGGGCCGGCGCGGACGGCGCGGTGGCCCGCACGCGCAGCGAGAGCGGCAGCTGGGGCGCCGCGCAGGCCGTCGGGCCCGACGCCGCGTCGACGCCGCGCGTCGCCGCCGACGCCCAGGGCGACCTGGTCGCCGTGTGGGCGTCCGCCGACGACGACACCGGCGACGGCGAGGTGCAGGTCGCGCGCCGCGGCGCGTCGGACGCGGCGTGGACCGTCGAGCCGCTCGCCGCGGCGGGCGCGCCGTCGCGCGTGGCCCCGGACGTCGCCCTCGACCGCCACGGCGACGCCACCGTCGTCTGGAGCACGACGGTCGCCGACGGCGAGGGCGCCGAGGCCGGGGCCGTCGTGCGCTCGCGCGTCCGGCGCCCGGACGGGAGCTGGGACGCCCCGCAGGACGTCTACGCGTCGCCCGCCACGGAGGGCCCGGCGGCGCCGCGGATCGTCAGCGGGCACGCGGGCACCGCGACCGTCGTGTGGACGGACGCGCGCTTCGGCTCGCCGCGGTTCGCGCGGCTGTCCGCCGCCACGCGCGCCGGCCTGGGCGCCGACTGGTCCGGCGCCACGCCGCTCAGCGACGCCGCGAACGGCTTCACGAGCGTGCCCGACAACGTGACGGCGGACGCCCTGGGCAACGTGGCGCTCGCCCTGACGCCACTGATGAGCGCCGTCGTCGCCAACGCGACGCCCCCCGTCCTGCGCGAGCTCGACGCCGCCCCGACCGTCGGCACGGACTGGAGCGCCCGCTGGCTGCCGGGGTCGATGAACCTGCGGACGTTCGTGAACTACCTGTACGGGTTCGACGGCGGCGTCGCGACGAGCGACGGGGCCACGCGGCCCGAGCCGCTCGACCGCTTCGGATACCGCCTGACCGTCGCGGACGCCTGGCGCGACGTCGACACCGGCGAGACCGTCGTGGAGCACCGCGGCACGGTGCGGATGACGAGCCCGCCGCACTTCATCGACATCCGCATCCTCGACCCCACGGTGCGGATCGCCGCCGACGGGCGCTCCGGCCGGATCGTCGCGTCCGGGCAGGGCAGCGGCCCGATGAACCCGGGCGCGACCGAGCCGTCGCTCGAGCCCTTCACCGACGCGACGCTCGTCGACCTGGACCTGACGGCCGGCGCGGTGCGGACCGGCGACGGCGGGCGCGTGCGGACGTACGTCGGCGTGCCGGGCAGGATCGCGGGCGGGGACGCCGAGCGCTACCTGGCGTACCCGTCCGGGACCGCGTACGGGACCTTCACCGTCACGATCCCGGCAGCCGTGCCGGACCGCGACCCGACGCCGGACGGCGGCGGAGCAGGCGGCGGCGCGGGCGGCGGGACCGGCGGCGGGACGCCCGTCGCGCCCGGCCCCGGCACCCCGCCCGGGCCCCCGATCACGGCCGCCCCGCCGAAGACTCCGGGCGGCGCCGCGGCGAAGCGGGTGACGGCGAGGGTCGTCGGACCCCGCGGCGCGCGCCGGACCGTGACGCTGACGACCGCCACGCGGATCGGGGCGAGCGGCTCGCGGAGCTACCGCGTGCGGCTGGTCCGCCGCGGGCGGACCGTCGCGACCGGCACGCTGAAGGGCCGTCGGCTGCGCGTCGTCGTGCGGTCGACGGGGCGCACGAAGGGCGGCAGGGCCCGCTACCCGCGGCTGACCGGCGCGTACGTGCTGCGGGCGCAGGGCGGCGCCGCGAAGCACCGCATCCCCGCCACGACGTTGCGCGTGCGGTAG
- the aroC gene encoding chorismate synthase yields the protein MTLTLSTAGESHGPGLTALVEGLPAGLELDRDAMNRDMARRQLGFGRGGRMKIETDTAEVRAGVRHGRTLGGPVSLWVQNRDYANWEERMNPWPVEAEVAPVHMPRPGHADMVGVWKYGHDDVRNVLERASARETAARVAGGTLAKAFLRALGVEIRSHVTQIGPVHAPTPAAPLTLSDFEGIDDDPVRTLDADASKAMVAHITAERKANESIGGCYEVLTFGLHPGLGSHVSWQERLDGRLAQAICSIQAHKGVEFGDGFRLAETPGSQAQDEIFGLGDAADGDEVTGAVRRRTEHAGGLEGGMTTGQTLTVRAVVKPIPTITKPLRSVDLTTGEPAKALRERTDNCVVPAAGVVGEAMIALVLAAAYREKFGGDHIDDVKAAVAAYEQRIGWTR from the coding sequence ATGACCCTGACGCTCTCCACCGCCGGCGAATCACACGGTCCGGGGCTCACCGCGCTCGTAGAGGGGTTGCCGGCCGGCCTCGAGCTCGACCGCGACGCCATGAACCGCGACATGGCGCGGCGGCAGCTCGGCTTCGGTCGCGGCGGGCGGATGAAGATCGAGACGGACACGGCCGAGGTGCGCGCCGGCGTCCGCCACGGCCGCACGCTCGGCGGGCCCGTCTCGCTGTGGGTCCAGAACCGCGACTACGCGAACTGGGAGGAGCGCATGAACCCCTGGCCCGTCGAGGCCGAGGTCGCGCCCGTCCACATGCCGCGCCCGGGGCACGCCGACATGGTCGGCGTGTGGAAGTACGGCCACGACGACGTCCGCAACGTCCTCGAGCGCGCGTCCGCCCGCGAGACCGCCGCGCGCGTCGCCGGTGGCACGCTCGCGAAGGCGTTCCTGCGCGCCCTCGGCGTCGAGATCCGCTCGCACGTCACCCAGATCGGCCCGGTCCACGCGCCGACGCCGGCCGCGCCGCTGACGCTCTCCGACTTCGAGGGGATCGACGACGACCCCGTCCGCACGCTCGACGCCGACGCGTCGAAGGCGATGGTGGCGCACATCACCGCCGAGCGGAAGGCGAACGAGTCGATCGGCGGCTGCTACGAGGTGCTGACCTTCGGCCTGCACCCGGGCCTCGGGTCGCACGTCTCCTGGCAGGAGCGCCTGGACGGCCGCCTGGCGCAGGCGATCTGCTCGATCCAGGCGCACAAGGGCGTCGAGTTCGGCGACGGCTTCCGCCTGGCGGAGACGCCGGGCTCGCAGGCGCAGGACGAGATCTTCGGCCTGGGCGACGCGGCCGACGGCGACGAGGTGACGGGCGCCGTGCGTCGGCGCACCGAGCACGCCGGCGGTCTCGAGGGCGGCATGACGACCGGCCAGACGCTCACGGTCCGCGCCGTGGTCAAGCCGATCCCGACGATCACGAAGCCGCTGCGCTCGGTCGACCTGACGACGGGCGAGCCCGCGAAGGCGCTGCGCGAGCGGACGGACAACTGCGTCGTGCCGGCGGCGGGCGTCGTGGGCGAGGCGATGATCGCGCTGGTGCTCGCCGCGGCGTACCGCGAGAAGTTCGGCGGCGACCACATCGACGACGTGAAGGCCGCCGTCGCCGCGTACGAGCAGCGCATCGGCTGGACCCGCTGA
- the uvsE gene encoding UV DNA damage repair endonuclease UvsE — MGLHRLGFAVKVLGGGGLPSHDTRRWQSGPHLRRSLELQAAILERLDELDVRMYRMPTQLAPYATFPGHPEFHGQVEECAEELAAHGARIRELGVRVSTHPGQYTVLNSENPDTQAAAVAELDVQGALFDAMGLGPECVVILHVGGAAGGVDAAHDRFRAGFARLSDAARRRLVIENDDRSFALTDVLPLSEDLGVPVVFDVLHHHCHDPEGLTVGEALDLARGTWPAGVRPKIHYSSPRTALEERERKVGRKTVRTPVVPPLRAHADTVDPIGFEELLRGPLGRGDVDVMLEAKGKDLALVALRDHLVRRGFAWEDGALRV, encoded by the coding sequence GTGGGCCTCCACCGCCTCGGCTTCGCCGTCAAGGTGCTCGGCGGCGGCGGGCTGCCGTCGCACGACACCCGCCGCTGGCAGTCCGGGCCCCACCTGCGGCGCTCCCTCGAGCTGCAGGCGGCGATCCTGGAGCGCCTCGACGAGCTCGACGTGCGGATGTACCGGATGCCGACGCAGCTGGCGCCCTACGCGACCTTCCCCGGCCACCCCGAGTTCCACGGCCAGGTCGAGGAGTGCGCGGAGGAGCTCGCGGCGCACGGCGCCCGCATCCGCGAGCTCGGCGTCCGGGTGTCGACGCACCCCGGGCAGTACACCGTCCTGAACTCCGAGAACCCGGACACGCAGGCCGCGGCCGTCGCCGAGCTCGACGTGCAGGGCGCGCTCTTCGACGCGATGGGCCTCGGCCCCGAGTGCGTGGTGATCCTGCACGTCGGCGGCGCAGCGGGCGGCGTCGACGCCGCGCACGACCGCTTCCGGGCGGGCTTCGCGCGGCTCTCGGACGCCGCCCGACGGCGGCTCGTGATCGAGAACGACGACCGATCGTTCGCCCTGACGGACGTGCTGCCGCTGTCCGAGGACCTGGGCGTTCCGGTCGTCTTCGACGTGCTGCACCACCACTGCCACGACCCCGAGGGGCTCACGGTCGGCGAGGCCCTGGACCTGGCCCGGGGCACGTGGCCCGCCGGGGTGCGGCCGAAGATCCACTACAGCTCGCCCCGCACCGCGCTCGAGGAGCGCGAGCGGAAGGTCGGCCGCAAGACGGTCCGCACGCCCGTCGTGCCGCCGCTGCGCGCGCACGCGGACACCGTGGACCCGATCGGCTTCGAGGAGCTGCTGCGCGGGCCGCTGGGCCGCGGCGACGTCGACGTCATGCTCGAGGCGAAGGGGAAGGACCTGGCGCTCGTCGCCCTGCGCGACCACCTCGTCCGCCGCGGCTTCGCGTGGGAGGACGGCGCCCTGCGGGTGTGA
- a CDS encoding bifunctional shikimate kinase/3-dehydroquinate synthase, with the protein MSRKRPAPAVVLVGFMGAGKTTGARMFASALRARTIDTDKRVEQDVGMTIPQYFGRHGEAAFREVEERVTLEILDKADGDVISLGGGTLGSARVREALARHTVVLLHVSLPTAWRRAKRSSRPLAKDRDAFVARYHERQEVYEQVADVVLPEVDRQLLRTAIPAIRQVRDAKGARLLWAHTDSGGYPVWLRPGLLRDLPPWPLPDGSRRIAVTDEHVAEHHAGRVPGLAGVVEFPAGEAHKTLATCERVWSAFVEQGVTRADHVVAIGGGVVGDLAGFVASTYQRGIPVVQVPTTLVAQVDSAYGGKTGVDLPAAKNYVGAYHQPAAVLVDPDTLETLPPEELAAGYAEVVKTALIAGGALWEQVSSGAPVDPLTVLRCARTKLQVVADDERDGGRRQVLNLGHTVGHAIETVTDYRRYRHGEAVGLGLLAALRLSGQEALRGQVAELLARAGLPTTMDPAIDVGAVHAATAKDKKRLGSEPVPFVVVREPGDVRYGQQMADRDVRSAIAELAG; encoded by the coding sequence ATGAGCAGGAAGCGCCCCGCGCCGGCGGTCGTCCTCGTCGGCTTCATGGGGGCCGGCAAGACCACCGGCGCCCGGATGTTCGCCAGCGCCCTGCGCGCGCGGACGATCGACACCGACAAGCGGGTCGAGCAGGACGTCGGGATGACGATCCCGCAGTACTTCGGCCGCCACGGCGAGGCGGCGTTCCGCGAGGTCGAGGAGCGGGTGACGCTCGAGATCCTCGACAAGGCCGACGGGGACGTGATCTCGCTCGGCGGCGGCACGCTCGGCTCCGCCCGGGTGCGCGAGGCGCTCGCGCGCCACACCGTCGTGCTGCTGCACGTGTCCCTGCCGACGGCGTGGCGGCGCGCGAAGCGCTCCAGCCGGCCGCTCGCGAAGGACCGCGACGCGTTCGTCGCGCGGTACCACGAGCGCCAGGAGGTCTACGAGCAGGTGGCGGACGTCGTCCTGCCCGAGGTCGACCGGCAGCTGCTGCGCACCGCGATCCCCGCGATCCGGCAGGTGCGGGACGCCAAGGGCGCCCGGCTGCTGTGGGCGCACACCGACTCCGGCGGCTACCCCGTGTGGCTGCGCCCGGGCCTGCTGCGCGACCTGCCGCCGTGGCCGCTGCCCGACGGCTCGCGCCGCATCGCGGTGACCGACGAGCACGTCGCCGAGCATCACGCCGGCCGCGTGCCCGGGCTGGCGGGCGTCGTCGAGTTCCCCGCCGGCGAGGCGCACAAGACGCTCGCCACCTGCGAGCGCGTCTGGAGTGCGTTCGTCGAGCAGGGCGTCACGCGCGCCGACCACGTCGTGGCGATCGGCGGCGGCGTCGTCGGGGACCTGGCCGGGTTCGTCGCCTCGACGTACCAGCGCGGCATCCCCGTCGTGCAGGTGCCGACGACCCTCGTCGCGCAGGTCGACTCGGCGTACGGCGGCAAGACCGGCGTCGACCTGCCGGCGGCGAAGAACTACGTCGGCGCGTACCACCAGCCCGCCGCCGTCCTCGTCGACCCCGACACGCTCGAGACGCTCCCGCCCGAGGAGCTGGCCGCGGGCTACGCCGAGGTCGTCAAGACGGCGCTCATCGCCGGCGGCGCGCTCTGGGAGCAGGTGTCGTCCGGCGCGCCGGTCGACCCGCTCACGGTGCTGCGGTGCGCGCGGACGAAGCTGCAGGTCGTCGCGGACGACGAGCGCGACGGCGGGCGCCGTCAGGTCCTCAACCTGGGCCACACCGTGGGCCACGCGATCGAGACCGTCACGGACTACCGCCGCTACCGGCACGGCGAGGCCGTCGGCCTGGGACTGCTCGCCGCGCTTCGCCTGTCCGGCCAGGAGGCGCTGCGCGGCCAGGTCGCCGAGCTGCTGGCGCGGGCAGGCCTGCCGACGACGATGGACCCGGCGATCGACGTGGGCGCGGTGCACGCGGCGACGGCGAAGGACAAGAAGCGCCTGGGCTCCGAGCCCGTGCCGTTCGTCGTCGTCCGCGAGCCGGGCGACGTGCGCTACGGCCAGCAGATGGCCGACCGCGACGTGCGGTCGGCGATCGCCGAGCTGGCGGGCTGA